Within the Miscanthus floridulus cultivar M001 chromosome 2, ASM1932011v1, whole genome shotgun sequence genome, the region TGTACTCACAGAGAGTCTCTCTGGACTTCTATCAACAATTTTTTAGATCCCAGGGGTTCCTAGGGTGCGTGTAGGTGCCCTAAAGTTTTTCTcaaagatctccttcaagtctgcccaactttgaatctagttgggcagaaggtgctccagccatgttaGCGCCAAATCGGCTacgaacaaggggaggttgtggataatgaagtaatcactaTCCACTCTACAAGCTAGGGTTCGTCTtcctagagtactttgggatattggtcGATGGTTGATACTGCAGCGAGAAAGCCGCATTAAGGATGTGCTAGCCAAAAGCCTAGGGCCCCGATAGATcggggctcaggcttcggtcctcaccgaTATCATAGCGTTCGCATGACGTGGACGGTAGCCGCGGCCTGCCTCCTCTCCCTTGTCACCCCTTTCACGCCTATGGGCATGTAGGGTGTTGTGTGCATCACGGTCAgggccgagatgctcatgcaccaggaCCATGGCAAGTCACTTGCCATCATGTGGCACCTGGTGGACAAACACATCTCGACCATGTAGTCCCAAAGACACGCACCTGGTGGACAGACACATCTCGGCCATGTTGTCCCAAAGACACATCTTCGGTGAGATAGCGAGCTTTTTGTCTGTTGCACCGCTGctcgctcgagcagcgtgcggatCTTGCGGTAGGCCCAACAGTCTTTGAGTGTCATGGGCTCTAGGAGCCTTTGGAGTAAGGCCACTACGGCAGCTATGTTCTGACTTGCCTAGGTGAAGTGCGGGAGGCCTctgtcgtcctcgatgatccttcagTTTACGTCGCGGGTGATGGCACGTGTGCAGCCACCATCCCCATGACACTTGATCTCGCATTCGAGCTCCACGAGCTCCTGCTCGATCTGGAGGCGCGCGTCTTCGAGCTCCCGATAACGTGCCCTTAGCTATTCCTACTACATGTGGGGAAGGGTCCCCCACATCTTCTTCGACTTTGTCCTCAAAGTCGTTCGGTGGTGTAACCCCTCCCTCATGGACACTTTCAACGCGTCCTTCGagggtacctgccataaaacattctcacgatgggtggtggctccccctactagagttagaGTCAGAGATCGACTCTAAATCTCCtatgagaaggtcatggaaagactccatgatGTAAtcggccattcccatgaattcgtcATCCATGGGAGGTGGGTTCATGCGTTGTACCACGAGGTGACCAACTGTCCTCGTGACATTGCGCAGACTAAACGGGAATGCTTTCAGGGCATCCCAGGTGAGATGTTCTAGGAAGAGCGGCTCCCCTCTAGCAAGCTATGTCATGACATTAGCGAGggagaaggtgaggcagcgcaCATCCTCCCAGGACGGTCGATGTCCTAGGAAGGCATCAAGCTGACGCTCTAGCCTTTCGTAATCGAAGCCAAGGAGTTGGTCACTCTCGGGGACATGGGCCTCCAGTGTGCGTAGCTGTAGCTTCTCGAGGGCCTCAACGGTTGTGTCGAGGCCAGTGGAGCGAAGAAGTTAGACGGGGGCAGGAGTCCACGCCAGCTCTCCCTCCGTggcgacgatgaagtctaggctcccaaagtGCACGTGCGCACCCGGGCCTAGCTAACACCATGGCTAGCCATCTGTGGTCTGTTGTGGATGATGAGacgtgcaaaaggcccctacctgatgcgccaactgtcgatgtttcgaatcaccgactagtaaatttctagttagTGCGTCTGACCCAGATGGCTGTGCTTGGAGAACACATGGATTTATATTAGTTCAGAAGaaacatccctacgtccagtctgctgctgctcatgttactggtACTTAATTTATAGTAGAGGttataaacaggcgagagagggagaaggtcctaagtctctgataaAAAGAGTGGGTCAGGTTGAGTTCCATGTCTACTGCTGTAACACCTCttgtgttacgagcttgtttagcatcgCGATTAGACCTAAGAGGAGTTACCGCAATGATTCTCttgaattttaaaattaaaaatattGGAGCTTATGTTTAAAATGCCAGTTGTGGCGAACTATATTGAACAAAGTAATTAcatagtgcttaaatattttgtctctaTAGGTTAGTGCGAAGCATGAACTTTTGCGTAAAATAATTATTGGTGGAGGTTAATTGGGTTGCCTTGCCAGCCATGTTGTTCCAGTCCGTGTTGTCCCTGCGTTAATGAAAGTTGGCCGAACCTCCGACACATCTATTGTCTGCGCCACTGTCTTTCTCTGTCTCAGTGCTAGTTTGGTCGCTTCATCCCTGTAGCACCATCATGTCCTCTGCTCATCCTTGCCTTGCCTCTCTCTGTTGCTGCCAGTGTACTGCCTTGCTTGTCTACTGCTCGCATCGTCCCGTCGTGCTGCAATGTTGCCGGAACACGCCGCGTGGTCCCTGCATAGTGGAAGTTGGCTGATCGTTGTGCTGATGTAcccttccttttctatttctgctaGACCCTAGCCCTGCCTCTCCCAGGCACCAACGCCTCCCCATGCGTGACTCCTGCTCTACCTTGCCTCCTCTCCTCCGCGTGTAGCACTAAACCCACTCCTTTTCCCGTCATCGTGGCCATCATCGGGCTGTGGAAGCTGCTGTTGCACCCTGCTGCTCTCACCTCCTATGCGCGCGAACCTCCACAGCGTTGCCCCTTCCATGCGCCGCCTCCACTATTCGCGTGCCATGACCGTGCCGGCGCTCCATCATCCATGGCCGCGCCGCCCCGTCCTTGTTGCTGATGCTGCCGCATCTCCCAACCTCGCTCCCCGCTGCTCGGCCACCATGCATGAGCACGTGCCATGCCCGCTGCCCTACAACACCGCCTAGGCCACGCCCGCCGTCGCCCTGCCTCCCTCGCGTCAAGCGCTCGTACCGCAGCACCTCATCCTAGAACGTCGCCACTCTCCTTCCTCTCACCGAGCCGCGCGTGACTCCACCGCGGCCGGCGCCTCCCTCCTCATGCGCGCGCGCCACTACTGTGTGGACTCGCGTCGCTCCACCTCACAGCGTCGTTTCCCCTCCCTGGCACCTCCTCTGCATGCTGTTGTTCCATAGTGCCGCGCACTTCTCTCCCTTGCTGCCGGCACCAGCCCGTCCGCGTGCACCGgtgcctctccttcttcctccccgcgcCGTGTCTCCGTTGTCCATGCCCATCGCCACTGGTCTTCCTGCGAGCGCGAGCCCCTCGGTTGTGCGAGGCCTGCTGCTCCATGGCATCGTCTTTCTCAGGCGCCTCCTTCGCCTCCATCCGGCTCCCAGCGCCGTTGCCGCGGCGCACCTGGCCAACACCACCGTAGCCGCCGCGCCTACCACCAGAACCTAGTGGGCTAAGGCATGGTCGTCCTTCTCTGTACCTGGAGGAGTGTGTGTGCGTGTGCGCGTCCCGTCCGGGCAGGTGCATTTAATGCGTCCACCTACCTTCCGTCCTTCCCAAGTGGTCAGGGCCAGAGGTGGTCAAGACGGCGGCACAGAGTGTGGTCAAGGATCGGGAAGGTCGAGGCGGGCCTCGTTTAGCGTGGGGGAAGAGTGGTCGAGGTGGGTCGTGGCCTGCCGAGTTGCCCTGAGTGGTTCTCTTATGCATATCATGGGGTACCCCGGTTATGTGCCACCGACAATGAAGCACACTGATTTCGAGATGCTGTTGCACCGACCAATGGAGTCCACATGCAAGTATGGGGAGAGATAAGACCATCATGTTCCCCGCCCACTGTTTTGGCGACATGTCATTGTGCAATCAACTTGCCACACAAGCGATTGACTCTAGTATTTGTGAGTTGAACATCATACAACACTATTAGTAAGTTTAGAGATCCACATATGCATTTTGGAAGTTTAAGGATTTGGGCAGCACCACGAGCCAAGCTCGAAGACTAGGCAAAGCATCTATGCTAAAATTAGCAATGATGGGTCCTTACGTGTGCTCACTCCATCCCCGAAAGGATTGAAATTTTAGAATAGTGtttagtcaaactatcttaaatcACTAAATTTATTTAAAAGATATTAATGCTTATCATACTAAATAAGTATAGTTAGAAACTCTGTCCAACTCAAGTTAGTTTGACTGAATtgtattaattttttttaaagatgGATGAAGTACGTATTTACTAACGATCCACCTGTTAATTTATGAGTGTCTatgaggccccgtttagatgcggaAATTTTTAGCttttggctattgtagcactttcgtttgtatttggtaaaaattgtccaattatggactatttaggcttaaaagattcgtctcgctaattacgggcaaactgtgcaattagttattctttttacctacatttaatgctccatgcatgtgccgtaagatttgatgtgatggagaatcttgaaaaattttggattttaagGTGGGATCTAAACAGAGCCTGAATCTTTTAGCAAGAAAAATATTGGTAGCAGTAGTTACTAAAAAGTACTGAGGTCTTAGCTCTGTAACTAGATCCAAACAGGATCTACTAGTAGGCTAGTAGCAGGCTGGGCGGGAGGTAGAATCCGCCGCCCAGCATCCACCACGCAGTGACACGGGTGACCAGAGAGTACGAGATGAGGAGTCTAGGGTGCCTGCTAGTCCTACTCGTGCTGCGACGCGACCGGTGTGGGCACAGCCAGTGAAGACCGCCAGTGCAGTACAGTGCAAGTGTACAACGATCAATACAAGAGGACGGGCTGGGCGCCTGCACTGGCAGTCTAGGCCGGCGACCAACAACCACCACCCACTGGCCCTTGTGGCAGTGCAGTGGTAGTGCTAGAATCCTCCCCTCTGGCACTGGCAGTCCTCACTCGCATCTGCATCCGCATCGCGTCGCAGCTCTGCTCTGTCCTCTGCAAAGGTGCATCTGGGCCGGGCTGGGCGCTGCCTCACggttgctgctgcctgctgcctcgGGAAAACAAGACGAGGACGACGCGACGCGAGACGACAAACAGGCCCCGTCGTATTAGGCGGCCCTTTTCTGCTGTGGCCTGTACGTGGTACCTGCAGGCTGTCCTGCAAATCAGAATACTTGACGTTTGCAGATTTGCTAGCGCCAGGCCGCCAGCCACAAtctccaattttttttttttttgttctctcACTTTTTTAAAAGGACCCTTTTTCATTTCTGAAACTAGGCATCTGGCAACCCTGAAGCTACTCCGGCTAATAACACAAGGGAGCACGGAATTGGGCCATATTATCAGCGTACAGAGCCCATCAACCTCCGGACCGAACTAAACCGGAGCTCAGTCAGGGCCTTTCAATCATCAGCCCACGCTGCGGAAACGATTTGGTCATTTGAGGCGGAGAACGACCGACGAGCATATACCACACGTGCGGATACACACGAGAACGCCGCGTCGGGCCCCGGCGGGTGTACCGTGTACGTATACTCTGGGTTGGGCCGTACTCTACTCAGGAGCCGTAAACGAAGACCGGGTCGGTCAAACGTGTTGACACAGCGTGGAgggcgtgccgtgccgtgccgcgaCCATACGGTCTCGTCGGGCGActcagcagccgccgccgccgccgccgctggcacGTTCACCTGGGCGCGTGCGTTGTCGATCGCTGCGAGCCTGCGACGCAGCCACGCAGGTGCATGCGTGCGTTATCGATCGCCGCAGCTGCACCGGGGCCGGGGCGGCGACGTCTGGCGGGGAAGGGAACCGAAATCTTAAACGGACGCGAAGCTCCATGGTTGGTCGTTGCGTGGACGCTTCGGCAGGCGCAATGATTCCCGGCCTGGCCTAATGTTTCCTGCCGTCCATGCATCGCCACGAAAAAGGGCTCGCGGAAGCGGAGGCGGAACCAAAATGAGGTCCGGGTGCGTGCTCGCGAATAAAGGAGATTATTAGGCATAATACGCTCTGCACTGAAAGTTTCCCTTCTTGCGATGGCGAGAGATAAATATTCTGTTTGTTATTCTCCACTGAGGCTAAATATATATTCTATCCGGCTGCTGGATGTACAGCGTGTAAAACGGGCAGTGTTCTGATTGAGATTCGGTGACGGCATCATTCTTCTAGAAATTGTTAAAGAGGATATATATGTGTATGCATATATAGAGCAAAAGGCTCGTCTGATTCTTGCTGGCAAtaaccatgacaccaagatggcaaAGATGCTACTTCACTTCACTCGCAAGATTTTAAATTGCCAATCAGCACACAACAAGCAAAAAAAAGGGAATTCGGAGGGAGCTCCGATATTAATCATTCAGACTATTACATGTATAGGTAGGAGTAACATGCCCTGCCAAACAATCAGCTGCACGGAGCAAGAAGATAGTAGTCGTCTACTAGAAGGAAAGGCCGAGAGAATAGGACGACTGTGCCAAGTGAGGCATGTATGCAGTGGCCGCACGGCACAACTCGATACCACAACTGCAGCACAACAGCGACGTACACATCGAAATTATTGCGATCCTATTCCGAACGCAACGCATTCTTTCCATCCTTCCTTCTATTATTCCCTTCCCATCCCTTGGAATAATTGCGTCCGGGCGATGGAGGGGAAAAAAAAAAGGCCAAACCGGCCGTGCTGTAAAGCGCCGCCGCCAACGTAGCCAGCGGAGACCCAGCGCCAGACTGGGCGCGCGCGTCCATCCTGCTCTGTGCCTGAGGCTGATGGGTACGGGGTGCGTAGATAGAAAGATAGGACGGACACCGGACCAGCTCCACGAGTCAAAGGAACAAAGCTTCACGCAACACACCAAGAACAATCTGCTACTAGCTGCTGCTACTTTCTGCATGCAACTTCCATCGATCCTCTGTAGACGGACGGACTGTGCAGTCACTGCCGATCCGTCGTCCCTCCCGTTCCAAACATGCCAGTTGCCAGGCCAGCAAATTTCTGCCACACTAGAAATTCTTCTTGTTATCAAAGAGTTTAACCATGTTCGGCTTCCTGTTATGGAAAGGCGCCAGATTTAAGCAAAGGCCGTGTTGACCTTCATAAGCAAATGTGAGCATGGCTCAGTCAAATACAGATAAAGACAGACAGTGGTTTCAGCATGCAGCTCTCTGCATCACAAGGCATAGGAACATGCAAGGAACCAATAGCTTCCAGTGCTAGTCAAGAAGCAAAGATAGTAATTGATGCAAGGTTAAGCTTCTTAGCATCCAACTCAACTCATAAAAAGCAAGATTTGTTTCAGCAAATCACACTTGCTACTAGACTCTAAATACGCAGAATGACACACTCAGAATGAAAGAAAATAGGCCACTGGCAATTCTAGTATGTGCAATAAATCTCTGCACCATATTTCGACATCCCGTGTTACTGGCAACGTTGACAGAAAGCAAATTTTGAGACTATGCAAACCAATCAAGTACTATATATGGTTACCCAAGTAGAAGCACAAGGAATTATATCCGATTTGGAAAGAAGTGCCATAGACACGATACTTGAACCATAATTTTCCAGCTAATATGCATTCACCACTCTAGCTACATACTTATACTTAAATTAAGTAGGACATGAGTATTTCAATTTCACTCTGTTTCTCAAAGCTTGAGTTTTATAAGCCCCAGACTAAAGGGCATCTTACTCCCCACAAATGTTCCCCACAAATGTTGCTAAAGTATCTAGATTAATCAGGCAACTGCTTTCAGCCTGGAAGTAGCTAGATTAATCAGGCAACTGGTCATTTGGTAAAAGGTGTAAAAACCTGGCTAACATAACCATTCTTTTATATGGCAAGCGCTGCCATTTGAATATACTCATCCAAAGGAATTCTGGAGCTCACAAATCCAAATTTGAAACATCTGAGGCAAGCAGAAGAGCACACTCATAGGAGTTAGGAAGTTTGCAATGAATTCATTGCATTCTCTTATTGCATCTACTAGTTCAAAATGACATCTAGCAGGCGAAATTACTAAAACGGATCGTGCAAAAGTCAAACAGCTTCATGGTTTTCAAGACTCATTTTGTGGCACAATAAGCTTGTGAGTCAAAGCGATGGTGGGTAACCATACAAACTATAAACATCAAGAGCAGGACCATGAACTCCAGGGGAAGAAATACAGGCTACTGCAACATGACTTCAAGACTGACACCAATCGAATAAGTACCTTTTAGTTTCTAATCTTTTCAAATACCAATTGTGAAACAACGCAGGACTCCATCAGACATGCATTCACAGTATGGCTAGTCCAAACATCAATTCAATCAAATACCAACATAATATATGCCATTTTAGAGCCAAGTGGATCCAGCATATGCAACATGAAAATTCAACACAGCAGTTCACGCATGTCACCACCAAGCACCAACTTGGTGGCTCATAACATCAAGAAAGGTATGCACATTATGAAACAGGCAAGATGAACGAAAAAGAATTAGCATTTCATGCAGCTACAGGCGAATCAAGTATTTCTAAACAGGTTTCTCATCAATAGATAAAAACCATCTCGAAGTTGTTTCTAGATTATTAATATAACATTTGTTTTGCATAGTCTCGTATCTTTGAAATCACGAGCAGTTGATTCAAATGCAAATGTAGAAATGGATTAGCAGGGAAACAGGAGTATTAGAACTCAAGGGTTACATGAGACTGCTGACGATCAGCTGATGTCCAGTTAATTCCGGAACTGGGCAGACGGCATAAATCGCTACGAAGAATAAGGGCTGAAGCAATTGGACAGGCTGCCTCTGTGCATACATCCTTCATAAATATCCACTGCACTTATCTTTTATTCAGTGGACTCAGCAACCCATCACGGCGCAGTTATACACGAAGTTCCCAGATGGCCGCCTGGCAATCAAATTCCACACAGGCGGCCGTTCATCTGGGATCCATGAGTTGAGCTCAATAGTACCACCAGTGTAGGTCCTTGGACCTCCGATGACAATCAAGCGGTCACCGCATGCCCGGAAAGCAAGGCCCCACCCATTCATTGACACAGACCGTTCAGGCAGTTTTCCAAGGGTGATCCACctattgttcttcttgtcatACTTCTTGAGATCCTTCTCACTGTAATCAGCGGCGTAGAGCTCATTGCTGACAACTGCAATAAGGGGAGGAGCACCAGTCACTCCATTGAGGCCTTCAGACATGTTCTCGATTATCCTCCAAGAACCCCTCTTCAAGTCATACTCCTCCCCACAAGTCAGCACTCTGTTGTTGTTGGCCACACCACCTATCACATAGAACTTGCCATCCATGAAAACCCCAGAACACATCTTCCTTGCCCTATTCATGCTTGGGAGGGGCGTCCAGGTATGTGTCTCAGAGTCATACATCTCTGCAGAGCTCAGTATGTTGCCAATAGAATCAGTGCCTCCAGCAACGAAGGCCTTTTCCCCAACACTTGTTGACCCAAACAGGCACCGTGGAGAGTTCATTGGATCAGCCCTGGCCCATGAATTGGTTAGGATGCTGTATCTGAACACAATACGCGCCATCCCAAACACAAGCAGTTGAGTGCCCACTGCAAGTGATTCCTTGTCAGAGCACATGAAGCATTCATCAGGCGGCATCTTGGGCACTTGGATCCAGCGCTCTCGATATGGGTCATAGGCATCCCATTCAAGAACATTGCAGGAGAAGTAGACCCAATGCTCGGCCACCCCATTCTGGCGCCGAAGGCGGTAGATCTCCCCATTGCGGACCATGGCGCGGAAGTCCCTGCTGAGGGAGGCCACCGAGCCGTAGTCGGACCGGGATAGCCGGAGGAGGCAATTGATGGTCAGATCACGACCGATTGAATTCATGGGGTTGCTCCCAGTGCCCTGCTGCTCTCCGTAACCGGAGGCATGGCGGCTGGAGCCG harbors:
- the LOC136535641 gene encoding F-box/kelch-repeat protein At1g74510-like, with product MMLEGKSYLVSRSLPSSCEPETEWAYLAHEVLSGKRPAPEDVEVEDLDEADGGGKRSKPPSPQPHTPDISEGHGSSRHASGYGEQQGTGSNPMNSIGRDLTINCLLRLSRSDYGSVASLSRDFRAMVRNGEIYRLRRQNGVAEHWVYFSCNVLEWDAYDPYRERWIQVPKMPPDECFMCSDKESLAVGTQLLVFGMARIVFRYSILTNSWARADPMNSPRCLFGSTSVGEKAFVAGGTDSIGNILSSAEMYDSETHTWTPLPSMNRARKMCSGVFMDGKFYVIGGVANNNRVLTCGEEYDLKRGSWRIIENMSEGLNGVTGAPPLIAVVSNELYAADYSEKDLKKYDKKNNRWITLGKLPERSVSMNGWGLAFRACGDRLIVIGGPRTYTGGTIELNSWIPDERPPVWNLIARRPSGNFVYNCAVMGC